The following are from one region of the Brienomyrus brachyistius isolate T26 chromosome 4, BBRACH_0.4, whole genome shotgun sequence genome:
- the LOC125740705 gene encoding corticoliberin-like produces MNIGFQRLIYYNDSQRLLEMKLNFFLSTVILLVFFLPRYECRAVEIPGAAQPALGPQSDLQQQSLPILLRMGEEYFIRLGDQNPLVPKPKTPLDFSSPTINRALQLNLTQRLLRGKVGDIARFVSGYANQLDDTMEKEKRSDEAPISLDLTFHLLREVLEMARAEQLAQQAHSNRKMMDIFGK; encoded by the exons ATGAACATCGGCTTCCAGAGACTAATTTACTATAACG ATTCCCAACGACTCCTTGAAATGAAGCTCAATTTCTTTCTTTCCACCGTGATCCTGCTCGTTTTCTTTCTACCGCGCTATGAATGCAGAGCCGTTGAAATTCCGGGCGCTGCGCAACCAGCGCTTGGTCCTCAATCTGATCTACAGCAGCAATCTCTTCCTATCCTTTTGCGAATGGGAGAGGAGTATTTCATTCGGCTCGGAGATCAGAACCCTCTGGTTCCGAAGCCGAAAACGCCCCTCGATTTTTCTTCACCAACCATCAACCGAGCCCTGCAGCTGAACCTCACGCAGCGTCTCTTGCGAGGAAAAGTTGGAGACATCGCTCGGTTCGTGAGCGGCTACGCAAACCAACTTGATGACACGATGGAGAAAGAGAAGCGGTCTGATGAAGCTCCCATTTCATTAGACCTGACCTTCCACCTCCTCCGAGAAGTGCTGGAGATGGCACGGGCTGAGCAGTTAGCCCAACAAGCGCACAGCAACCGGAAAATGATGGACATTTTTGGGAAATAG